One window of Amaranthus tricolor cultivar Red isolate AtriRed21 chromosome 11, ASM2621246v1, whole genome shotgun sequence genomic DNA carries:
- the LOC130827901 gene encoding uncharacterized protein LOC130827901, with product MSEAPKLYVHKPKKAQMKQSKVMEAQPSSSTVTPPPSSSTGNGYVGASQPPEVPKQPFSRRYKFLVPLVLTVNLAVGAYLLMRTKKKDIVLEEETTDAAPTSTSVPTPSPTTSDIVESLPVTPLTRVQEPIPEQQQRELFKWMLDEKRKINTKDPEEKKRIDEEKAILKQFIRAKSIPSI from the exons ATGAGCGAAGCTCCCAAGCTGTATGTTCATAAACCCAAGAAAG CCCAGATGAAGCAATCAAAAGTTATGGAAGCTcaaccatcatcatcaacagTAACACCTCCACCTTCTTCGTCAACGGGAAATGGTTATGTTGGAGCTTCTCAGCCTCCAGAGGTTCCAAAACAGCCATTTTCGAGGCGATATAAGTTCTTGGTGCCTCTTGTTTTGACTGTCAATCTTGCTGTCGGAG CTTATCTGCTCATGCGGACAAAGAAGAAAGATATAGTACTTGAGGAAGAAACAACTGATGCGGCTCCCACTTCCACTTCCGTTCCCACTCCGTCACCAACTACTAGTGATATTGTCGAGAGCCTGCCTGTAACTCCACTTACACGAGTGCAAGAACCCATCCCAGAGCAGCAACAAAGGGAACTTTTCAAGTGGATGCTAGACGAGAAGAGGAAGATCAACACCAAAGACCCTGAAGAGAAGAAGCGAATCGATGAAGAAAAAGCCATCCTCAAGCAATTTATCCGAGCCAAATCCATCCCAAGCATCTAA